In Ictalurus furcatus strain D&B chromosome 20, Billie_1.0, whole genome shotgun sequence, the DNA window gatagtgtaaaagtaaaggaacgTTCCTTATGGtttcatatgaagtctgtttgttgaactagtccactgttcaaaggagacccgagtgtaaaactgcaggttgtaattgcagtccctGGACCTTAGtagcaaccacagtgagtgtttccatctggaattggagtagatgagagcagGCAGGtcaggagagcagaaaggatcaggatctctagtatctccataaaatcatgtgtggcttggcagaaggagagagggagagattgttaagACTGTGCTTTGCGTAACAGACAGTCTACTCATgttaggcttgagtaaacaaatacgttttaagcctagacttaaacactgagactgtgtctgagtcccgaacactaattggaagactgttccataacagtggggctctataagcgaaagctcttccccctgctgtagccttcactattcgaggtaccgtcaaatagcctgcatcttttgatctaagtaggcatggcggatcatagaaaaccaaaaggtcgcttagatactgtggtgcgagactgttcagtgctttataggttaataatagtattttataatcaatgtgagatttcactgggagccaatgcagtgttgataagattggggtgatatggtcgtatcttctggttctagttaggactctagcagctgcattctggactaactggagtttgtttatgttcctactggaacatccagacagtacaGCATTatagtaatctaatctagaggtgatgaatgcatgaactagtatttctgcatcatgtagtgacaatatatttcttatcttagaaatatttctgagatgaaagaaggctatcctagtaatattatctacatgagcatcaaatgataggatggagtcaataatcactccaagctCTTTTACTGCTGAACATGATGAAtcaaagtccatccagagtaaccatgtgatcagaaagcttatttctagctacacgtgatcctaataaaaatatttctgttttatcagaattaagtaaaaggaagttagttaacatccaatgtctaatgtcctttacacaatcatcgactttactaagctgctgtctgtcctctggctttgctgaaacataaaactgtgtatcatcagcataacagtggaagctaattccatgtttacgaataatttgatctagaggtagcatatataaagtaaaaagcagtgggcctaaaacagaaccctgtggaactccaaaagtaacctcggtatgcgtggagaagtctccatttacatctacgaactgataacgatcggttagataagacctgagccaggagaggactgttcccttaatgccaacaacattttctaatctatcaaggtgaatagtatgatctatagtatcaaaagctgcactaaggtcgagtaacacaagcagcgagacacaaccctgatcagaggccagtagtatgtcatttactactttaactaaggctgtctctgtgctatgatgaggtctaaatcctgactgatacatttcatgaatgttattcctatctaagtacgagcacaactgctttgctacaaccttttctaagatcttagagatgaaggggagatttgatataggtctatagctggacagttttttaatcaggggtttaataactgctaatttaagtgatttatgtacatagccagtgctaagggaagaattgattatatttaaaagtggttcaattactcattggcaaatctgtttaaagaaacatgtaggcacAGGATCTAGTACACAAGTTGAAATCTGGTCTAGTCTGGTGTTAGCAAGTAGAGTTTTtctaattaaaaacacattttatttactaatgTTAAATGAAAACACGTCTGAACTTCAATTGAAAGcttagcatatatatatatatatatatatatatatatatatatatatatatatatatgtgtgtgtgtgtatgtatatgtatgtaaaatgtatgtaaaacagGCCTATCAGAGGGACGGCAGAAACTTTAGGGACACACTCTGAATGGGAGTTGCCAGTTGCCAGTCCAACTCacagcaccatgcacacacttattcacacactaaTTCACACCTTGGGGCAATCTGTCATAGCCAATCCATTTACTGGCATATTTTTTGCACAATTGGataaaacccagaggaaaccaacaTGAACACAAGgtgaacatgcacagaaatgcCACATAATCAGTATCCCAAGCTCCAGATTGTATTGTGGATCCTGAACTTGTGCTGCCTCTaatcaacaataaaaaaataaaaaacaaaaaaacaaacagtttttgAATTAGAGAAGAATGAATTTTTCTTTATAGAACTATTTGTTTTGCTTCAACAGTTCAGTCTACAATGAAGAGGGAAAATAATTCacataaagcatttttttctgaagcttgaagacattttattacattgttTTACAGTCCACCATCTGGAAGTTAACTGAGCATGATTGCAGGTGTGCCAGTTTTACAGCCTACATAATAGTTAATACAATAATTAGTAAAGATTGATTGTAGTATTAGAAATTACAGTTGGCTATTTAGGTCTTATGTTTGTATAGAGCTCATCTAAGCCTGAAATGAAATATAGGCGAACGTACTGTAGATGTATGTTTTgctttggggtttgtttgttttgcgaGGAAGAACGTTGTTTTTAGTTACAGACTGTAGTGAGGACTATAAattacaaagaagaaaaaatcggTCCTTAGAAGGTCGTGAAATTAACGGCATGTGGACTGTGGCCTGGGGACgcaagtgaaagtgaaagtaaaagcaGTACAGAGACTGCTTTCCGTTAGAGAGCATCCTGTCTGCAGCATGATTTCTCGGAATGTCCCTGTTTACATGAACTGTGGATCACGATTGTGGGTGGGATGATTGTGGTATCACAGCCTTTAAAACCTGCTCACTTCATCTCGCCAGCATTTTGGTTTGCATCTCTAGTGCAAGTGACAGTTGGCTTATAAGGTAAgtatgtttggttgttttttgttaccTAATTTGATTATAAATAGGCTGTATATGATGTGTTTGTCTTAAAGACATAGGTACACGTACTTACCACATAGCATAATGCATGATTACTTCTTTCATCAAGTGCAAGTTTACCCATATCACCAGAGTACTGTACAATTTTACTGAGACCAAAAGGAGCCTCATTTTACAACTATAGTCTGTAGGTGTAACACCGCGTGGGTCAAtactaaataattaaaaaagattTTGGGGCGCCAGCACCAACTACAAGTGATGCCCATACATTTAACATACATTTACAACAAACTAACTTTTGGCTAAATTCAACTTTGACTATTTCCCTCAGTCAAGTCGAAATTATGTTAAGCACTGTGTTAGTGTAGCAGCATTTAACTACTTGCTGAGGGCCacatgtgaatgagctgttactattgAAGTAACAACTTATTAAAACAAgcacataaatataaacttgtgatatGGTATAAGTAAAATATATTAACCATAAGGAAAATACTAGTTAGCATTAAACTGTAGCTTTCTCAGTGTTACACTGGCTAAATGCAGTACTAGTCAGTGTGTTATGACAGTGAGCAAACCAGCAGTGTAGAAAACCTGCAGGGACAAACCTGACCATGCCCACACCAGGGCCCTCCCACCAGCATCCAAGACCTGACTCTGACCCCAGTAACTCTAATAAGAGGACAGCAGCCCCAGGACTATAACCAATCACTGGTCTGCTTGGCTACGCTGGGTTTGTTGGGCGTTTAGACTGTGTTAAACCCTATCCGGTTTGGGATTAAACTTACACTAGGTCCCAGGGTAATTTCCTATTTTACAGGTGCTCATCTGTGACTTTGTAACCGTCCAGATTGGCCATGTCGATGTTTTTCTCAGGCTATTGTGGAAAATCCCTTCAATTCAAGGTCAAAAACTTTCAGAGTCAATGGGTTAAAGATGTCAAAAATCAAAACTTTATTGAAGACACAATAAAGCTGAGACTTCTGCAGATCATCTGAATGAATACAGTAGGCTTTTATACTATCCTGAAACAGTGAACTGATTTAGGAGGGGTTTTACCCATTTCTCTTTTAGTCACACCCCAACCTTTTGCCACAATTAATACATCATGGTCATACCTTTTATGTGGCGATAGCTcagttagctttttttttttttttaaacaataaaaaaatgctgATTTGTCAGCCAGTCACTCTTAAAATGCCGATTGTTTTTCAATGACTCTTCATCATATGCttaaatgctgatttaacaCTCTTAAGGACTGTTCACACCAGGACGTTTTTTTGCACCGCGTTAAAAACTGGCCGACCAATGAGCTTCATGCTTTTGTTCACGTGCCCGGAGCcactgaagttacataaaactACGACTTGGTGGCactcaagtacaaaactgtcttgcCGACAAAGAAGAAGCCAGAAAAGAAGGCTCAAGCAAGTTGAATGTTGAGCTGCTGGTGTCTTTGGTGTCTGAATGCAGAGAGCTTTATGATAAATGCCACAGCGACTacaagaataaagagagaaagaggtgcGCAGAGAGCAacaaagagagcaaaagagagagctaAAGAAAGATGACATTTACTTTTGTTCATGGCTTGGTACCTGCACTAAAGAGATTGTCTGACGGCAGACTTGAGTTCTCTGACTTTCTTGTGATTCATTTGCTACTGTTTTGTGCACGCTCTCgtgttaatttgaattcaaatgctttttacataatataattgtttattaattcatgttgagaggggcacttttaaataatttagtaaaAGGGCAGGGGCTTGAGCCCCCAGAGCTCCCCCTTCTGCACGTCCCTTTAacgaacccaccattcaagcaattgctgcCTCCGAATTGCTGCTAATTCAAAAGCGAACATGAAATGCGCATGGCTGCATGGGCATTAAGAAGGGATTTAAAAGCAAGGGGGGAAGAGGAAAAAGCACCAATGAAGCGCCAAAGCCCCCTTTTGCAGCAAATTTCTTCTGGCAAGCTCTGCAGACACggttaccatcttctattaagtttccctcagcatttttataaaatccaaaatatgaccacagTTCGGATTTGCACACTTCAtcaatttgcaggaacattaacatttttgggcacaacaatagttgccttataTCCAACCCCTCCCAAAAagaaaatagatttaaaaaaataataataatctgggtCTTCCCATAAGTAGGTGAATGCtatttctgtgactttgatataattcaaatcattacttatttaaagaaagtatattgtttaaaattagcactttaaggatttagctttaaagtAGTATTTGTTGCCATGGCCAAGTCACCAAATACCTTATATTACCATACATAACATCCATTTTCAGTTAGCCAGTTTGCAAAAAGTGTGGGAACGGCTTTTTGCAAAGATGTAAATACTGTCTCTCTTCTGCTTCAAAGTGACAAGTGGATGTCAGAAATGGAAAGTTATGTAGCACCTCTTTGTGTACTGGGGTATTTATGCTTTTCAATAAGTGCCACCTATTGTCAGGGAACGaatttgcactttcattcagaGCATTGCCTGCATTTTACGCGTGGgtgtaaacacaaaaaaatgcatcGAAAAATGGACTATTTTGCGCTGCGGAAAATGTCCCAGTGTGAACAGGCCTTTAATCTTCTATATTGTCATCTTAGTCTTCTGCATTGTCAGCACTGTCTCCACTAACATTTTCATGACTAACATTCAGAGTTATTTATAGGCCTCTGACGGATACAAAACATTTTGACAAAACATGTTGATTAATTCACATTTTTGATAGAAAGTAATGGATTGTACAATAATCATGctcaaatcacacactgatCAAGAAAAATAAGGCTTCCTCTCAGAAAATCACAAGCTGAATTACCTACTGTGCTTTGCCAAAATCAGCGGTCATCTGATTAATTTTAGTCCAGTACAGATGCATATGTCCATGATTTTCTATGTAGACGTCACCTCATGCTGAAAAAATAGATGCTTGCCTCCTGCTGCATGCCGTAATCAGTCTCATAGCATGCGTATCAGTGACCCTCCCCCAGATTTTAAACACCTCCAGAGTCTCGAATAGGAAAACGGGTGCTTCTCCTGTttgattattgttttattgtattttataattgTGAATGGACTACGATCATATGACAGCATCAAAAATGTCCGCGTTCGTAGAAAACACAGCCCACAAGATCCTCACTCATGTGGTCATTTTTATTGCAATCTGGATgcgagatttaaaaaaaaaatttactaaCTGAGAGACGTGTAAAAAATTACCAATgtccttctgataaactaatcAAATTAGAATTAATCATGCTTGCATTTTAACTGACTGTTTTGTGCACTTACAATTAAAAGATTAAATTTCTTGTTAATTAAATTCGTTTCATTTTCATCCTCTAGACTGCAGAGCTGGAGAGAACCATGTGCAGCCCAATGCCAGAGCCTATTTGTTTGGTGGAAAATGTGAACGGTTCACTGCGTGTGAGTGATGGAGCCACTGAGTACCTGTACAGGATTAACCAGCCGGTGGTGGTGGTGTCTGTGGTGGGACTCTATCGCACAGGAAAGTCTTACCTCATGAACCGCCTGGCAGGAAAACAAACTGgtgagtttgtttttaaagacatttttcttcaatttatctccaaatttatttatttatttttcactttttgagAATTGGACAGATAAAACCATTACCCCAATACAGTTTTGTGGATACATTTGatcaaaaaacataaaatgtattcCTTATGGCTTATAGAATTTGTAACTGGCTTGGACCAGTTGAATTATGTGCACATAAGTTGCTTTATGAGAAATATGTGAACACTTCTGTCAGCCTAAAATGTCCAAAATACCAAACTTTATTTGGTTCTCAAATAATACTGAAGATTACTACTGtgactgtttgcaggctttgcTCTGGGCAGCACCATTGAGTCGAAGACTAAAGGTATTTGGATGTGGTGTGTGCCACACCCTTATAAAAGAGGACACACTCTGGTGCTGCTGGACACTGAGGGACTGGGGGACGTTGACAAGGTGAGGACTCCATAGCAACACAGTACTTACAACATtctttaatgtaaatgtttccGAGGAGTGCAAATTGCATTGGTCGtatatttttaaagcttttctgTAATAATGACATTCTGGATGACCTGCATTCAGGGTATTTCATCTGTTGTGGCCTAACAAAGTAAGTACCAATGTACCAAACTCCCAAGGATTCAGGTCAGAAAATGGACACCGTGTTGGGGTAGATTAGTACAGAAGGTGGTAGTAATATCTGTAGTCATGTTTTATCCATTCCAAAGAGTTAGGCCTCAGTGTTTAGTGTGGATGAGTATAATATTCTGTAGTACACATCTAAGTACACATAACTGCagtgtataatatttgtgttgttttaggGAGACTCTAAGAATGACGCCTGGATCTTCTGTCTAGCTGTTCTTCTCAGCAGCACTCTGGTCTACAACAGCCGCGGGACCAtcgacaacacagcagtggaaAAACTACAGTATCCTTCCTTGTAAAACACAACTACActaacatttatagaaatagCCATTTAGTCAATAATAAAGACCCACAGATACAgtcttgggaaaaaaaaaagtatgccttccttcaattctatgtttttaattATCATCTCATTCAcaattgtgtaaaaaataagtacaccatataattcagtaacatgtagaaccacctttagcaacattAACTTTAAGCAGACAGTTTCTGTAGGAGTTTCAGTCTCTTGATTGTGCTGGTGAAATTTTGGCCCACccttctttacaacattgcttcagttcattgatgtctgagggcatttgtttatgcacagATCTCTTAGGACCCCACCACAGTATTtgaatggggttgaggtctggactttgacttggccattccaacaccttgatttttcttttctattttatcCATTCATATGTCATATTGCTGGTgggcttgggatcattgtcttgttgttTGACCCAATTTCAGCCCAGCTTAAGCTGCTGAGAGATGGCCAGacatttgtctcaagaatattctggtataaaatGGAGTTCATTGTtgtctcaatgactgcaagtttTCCAGGTCCTGTGgcagcaaaacaagcccaaatcatcaccaCTCCTCCTCCAGTTGGTTtgaggtgtttgtggtgatacgttgtgtttggttttcaccAAACATGGTGCTGTGCGTGATGAACAAGCACATTGTTTGGACTCATaagtccaaaggatattgtttGTTAgtgtcttttctgttttgttaaaatgcaattttgcaaacctTAGTCAtgccatattctttttggagagaagaGACTTTTCCTAGTCATGCTTCCATGAAAGCTATACTATGCTCAGTCTTTTTTTTGATTGTGCTGAcatgaacaaaaacatttaatgtgcttacagaggcctgtaggtcatgTGATGTAGCTTTTGGGTTTTCCTTTATATCACTGAGCATTAAATGgtctgaccttggactgaatttgctgggatgcccacttctgggaagattgGCAACTGTTTTGAAGgttctccatttgtaaacaatccttctcaTGAACAGTGTTCATggaatggtgaatttcaaattgtttggagatggccttataaccatTCCCTTacttttttcccacctggtttctaaatgttggttactttttttggggaaaatgactacatattgaattttttttttaaatgttttttttttgtcactctaggttatttgtttgtttatagaagttggtgagtaccacaaaattgttatttatgccctgataaataaaaacatataattgaaggTGTGTGTactttcttcttcccatgactGTATTTCTCATCCAGTCATGATCCCTTAGCATGCTGCAGCTATGTCACTGAGCTTGCAGAGCAGATTAAGATCAAATCACCTGAGTCCAGAGCAGCTGAGgttgaggaggaggaagaagactctcagtttgtgcagttttttCCTAACTTCATCTGGACAGTGCGTGATTTTTCACTGGAGCTGGTGATTGAGAAAAAGGGTCGAGTGACCGAGGATGAGTACCTGGATTTTGCCCTGCAGCTGAAGAAAGGTGTAGAAAATACTTCTGACTAAGATTCAAGACAAATTTTCGTAATTTTgcccctgtacaccaccaccatggatttgaaatgaagcaatcaagatgtgattgaagtgtagactttgaTCTTTAATTCAACaaccaaaatatttcattaaacatttaagaattacagccatttttacatAGTACATCCATTTTCaaaggctcaaaagtaattctacaaactaacaatcataaatattaggattatttttaatatttggatgCAAATCTTGAAGGTTGTAACCCATGGACATTACCAAATGATGAGTTTCCTCCcgtgagatgctttgccaggcctttactgcagctgccttcagtagctgcttgtttgtgggtctctCTGCCTtcattttgtcttcagtaagtgaaaatatGCTCAATTAGGTTAagatcaggtgactgacttggccatttaagaacatttcatttctttgccttaagaagcacTTGGGTTGTTTTCACTGTATGTTTTGGGttattatccatctgtactgtgaagaaCCTGTTTTGTaccatttgactgaatctgaggtatagctctatacacttcagaattcatcctgatACTTCTTCtatgacccagttccattggcagccatacatgcccatgccataacacctcctccaccatgtttgacagatgatgtagtGTGCTTTGGAAAATGAGCTgagcctttctttctccatactcctctcttcccatcattcagGTACAAGCTAATCTGGTGTGAGAACCGcacagttttttttaagcaaagtctaatctggcagttcttgagtgttaccagtggtttgcatcttgaggtaaacccactgtatttacattcatgcaTATCCTGCTTGtggactttgacaatgatatgcCTGCCTCCTcgagagtgttcttgactttcTTGATGTGAAGGGGTTTCTCTTCACCAAGGAAATAATTCTGTAATAATTCACTATAGTTGTCCtctgtggtcttccaggctTTTTGCTGTCATCTTGCTGAtgggtctgttttgttttttcagcctaatgatggcctccttcaatTGCATCGACACCTCATTAGACCACATATTGaaagttcccatgaacagctaccaaatgcaaattcaacacttggaatcaacagactttttatctccttaatttgtcatgaaataacgaggaaacaggccacacctgaccatgaaactgcttatcagtcaattgtccaattagttttgagcctgtgaaaatggagaaatttaaaaaatggctgtaattcctaaaaagttaatgcagtatttttgttgAAGCCATTGAAATACGTATTGAATTACAtactgaaagtctacacttcactcacatcttgattgcttaatTTCAACTCCATTGTGGGAGTGCACAGAAgcaaaattatgaaaactgtgtcactgtccaaatacttatggactgGACTATATGTCAGTTTAGCTGTtaacatgaaaagaataaaaaaaattctgcattgCAGGTCTTAGTAAGAAGGACACCAACTACAATCTTCCAAGGCAGTGTATTCGAAACTATTTTCCAACCCGCAAGTGCTTTGTTTTCCCGTTTCCTGCCTCCCAGGACAAAATGGTTCAGCTCGAGAGCCTGGATGAGAGTGAAATTTGGCCCAAATTTCTCAACGTTACACAGCAGTTCTGTGACTACATCTTTACTACAAGCAATGTTAAAACAGTTAAAGGAGGATACAGAGTCACAGGGAGGAGTGAGCACTACATTATTTCACTACAATATTATTCATCTGTATAAACATTTTCAGTAGTGTTTCAATACATAGAACTGTTATTTTCTGTGCTGtaactgtgtgcgtgtgtgtgttgccagTGTTCGGTCACCTAGTGCAGTCGTATGTGGAGACCATCTCTAGTGGGAAAGTCCCTTGTCTGGAGAATGCTGTGGTTGTAATGGCAAGGATAGAAAACCAGGCAGCTGTGCAGGAGGGGCTTAAATTCTATCAGAATGAGATGgaacaggtaacacacacacacacacacacacacacacacacacacacaaatatgaatAGGAGGcacttttattaaagaaagtgATGTGCATTGGGGGATTGGGGATGGAACCAAAAAACAGTGCAAGTgggcagaggtgggtagagtagccaaaaaaatgatgttatcatttatatttaataaaaataaaaactttcttGTTTAAGCCATGCCCACTTTTGCTTTAAATCAGATTTACAGATTCAGAtactaaacagatacagttaCACACACTGCTTTGACATAAATAGTTACAATTGAAAGTTTagcatgttatatatatatatatatatatatatatatatatatatatatatatatatatatatatatatatatatatataaaatcacatgtatttctatatttttttaaaattaaatttaaatacaagTTTTTGTAAAATACTAGCCTAAAGATATGTTCCATGACCCTGAACCAAAGCCTAATCCTAAACATGCTCCTGACACAAAATTTAATTGCAGGTGAAGAGTTTGTTTCCAGTCGATTTGAATAAACTTTCTTCTGAACACCAGAAGATCAGCAACATGGCCAACACTGAATTTATGAAGCGCTCTTTTAAAGATGAAGAGGGGGAATACTTCAGGAAACTCATGGTGCGTTTTggacccacatacacacacgcgcacacacacacacacacacacacacgcaaagatacacacagatagacacagatacacaca includes these proteins:
- the LOC128624427 gene encoding guanylate-binding protein 1-like encodes the protein MCSPMPEPICLVENVNGSLRVSDGATEYLYRINQPVVVVSVVGLYRTGKSYLMNRLAGKQTGFALGSTIESKTKGIWMWCVPHPYKRGHTLVLLDTEGLGDVDKGDSKNDAWIFCLAVLLSSTLVYNSRGTIDNTAVEKLHYVTELAEQIKIKSPESRAAEVEEEEEDSQFVQFFPNFIWTVRDFSLELVIEKKGRVTEDEYLDFALQLKKGLSKKDTNYNLPRQCIRNYFPTRKCFVFPFPASQDKMVQLESLDESEIWPKFLNVTQQFCDYIFTTSNVKTVKGGYRVTGRMFGHLVQSYVETISSGKVPCLENAVVVMARIENQAAVQEGLKFYQNEMEQVKSLFPVDLNKLSSEHQKISNMANTEFMKRSFKDEEGEYFRKLMEAVDKHYAELIAQNIEESEQKCQQILSDLYEEMNVHVQRGEYAKPGGYKLYCTHRDNVITQYHSQPNKGIQAEVVLETFLNRKSMEAKLILQTDEQLTESEKKIQEEKEQSALLEQQCKVEQEKKLEMERLMQVEKLHHKQRLQQLEEKFEEEKIQQQEELERALESKLTEQKELVQKGLEEKAQLMGLEIEQLKKEKDKQSGTVFKDYIMPLINTAKDVFSTVLQYKLMKNGLARPFL